A genome region from Clostridiales bacterium includes the following:
- a CDS encoding ABC transporter ATP-binding protein, producing MSEAFLSVRSVSLSLKGDQILKDVSLEAHAGQVIGIVGRNGSGKSMLFKCIAGLVIPQSGEIVVDGFPVVANKRFPPDLGALIEKPGFLGSLSAYENLSVLASIQNRIGRDEILEALRVVGLEDVARKKVRKFSVGMKQRLGIAQAFMERPRLLLLDEPTSGLDTDGVEMLHGVVERLKAQGVTILLASHIREDIERLSDCVLGMERGVLAELEQVPC from the coding sequence ATGAGTGAGGCGTTCCTGTCTGTTCGTTCCGTCTCTCTTTCGCTCAAAGGAGACCAGATACTCAAAGACGTCTCATTAGAGGCGCATGCCGGTCAGGTGATCGGGATCGTTGGCCGCAACGGCTCGGGCAAGAGCATGCTGTTCAAGTGCATCGCCGGTCTTGTAATCCCGCAGTCCGGCGAGATCGTCGTGGACGGCTTTCCGGTGGTTGCGAACAAGCGCTTTCCCCCGGACCTCGGAGCGCTGATCGAAAAGCCCGGTTTCCTGGGCTCGCTTTCAGCCTACGAGAATCTAAGCGTGCTCGCGTCGATCCAGAACAGGATCGGCCGAGACGAGATCTTAGAGGCGCTTCGCGTGGTCGGTCTTGAAGACGTTGCACGAAAGAAGGTCCGCAAGTTCTCCGTCGGCATGAAGCAGCGTTTGGGGATAGCGCAAGCGTTCATGGAGCGTCCGCGGCTGCTGCTCCTCGACGAGCCGACAAGCGGGCTCGATACTGATGGCGTTGAGATGCTGCACGGAGTCGTCGAGAGACTCAAGGCGCAGGGGGTGACCATCTTGTTGGCAAGCCACATCCGAGAGGACATCGAGCGGCTGAGCGACTGCGTTTTAGGGATGGAACGAGGCGTCCTTGCCGAACTAGAACAGGTCCCGTGCTGA
- a CDS encoding response regulator transcription factor: MTWDKGRGILQYPESSPTLTGRETQVLRRLVGGQTNKQIANELGITPKTVEFHVSKLLKKHAVSSRFELTDSLRR; this comes from the coding sequence GTGACTTGGGACAAAGGACGGGGCATCCTGCAATACCCGGAATCGAGTCCCACGCTCACTGGTCGCGAGACCCAAGTGCTTCGTCGGCTTGTGGGTGGTCAGACGAACAAACAAATCGCCAATGAGCTCGGCATCACACCTAAAACCGTCGAGTTCCACGTGTCAAAGCTTCTCAAGAAACATGCAGTCAGCAGTCGCTTCGAACTGACGGATTCACTCAGGCGTTGA